Genomic window (Roseofilum reptotaenium CS-1145):
ACAATTGACATTTCCTGCTGAACATGATTGCCGATATCTACATCTAAGATACTCTCTTTATGCAAAAGCTGAATGAATTCTTGAGGCACAAATCGACCGTAAGCATTTTTGAGTTCCACCTCTAAGTTTAAGGCATTTTCTAAGTCACTTAAGGCAATTTCTAAATTAGTATTGACCTCAAACATATCTTCAATAAACTGTTGTCGCTCGGCTTCTGCTGATTTGCGCTCAGTAATTTCCTCAATAAAACCTTGATAATAGAGAAAATTCCCTTCTTGATCGTAGACACTACGGGCATTTTCAGAAATCCAAATTACTGTCCCATCTTTTCGATAAACTTCAGACTCAAATCCTGAAACTTCATGATTTTTATCCATTAATTCCAGAAAGTTTTGTCGCTGTCCTCGATCGACATAGAGTTGTTCTTCTATATTGACAATCCCATTAATGAGATCTTCGGGAGAGTCATAACCATAAATTCTGGCTAAAGCTGGATTAGCACTAATATACTTTCCATCAGGAGTCGCTTGAAACACTCCTTCTAAAGCACTTTCAAAAATTCTACGATATTTATCTTCTGCTTGCTTTAAAGATTCAATTAAATGAGCTTGTTCTTGATTGAGTTTTTCTAGATCCGAATTTGCTTTTTGCAACTGAATATTAGTCTCAATTAACATTTGTTCTTGGGAATAGCTATTCAGCGCTTCCCGAATGGTTAATCGCAAATCTTCAATTTGCCAAGGTTTGGTCAAATATCGATATAAGTTCGCATAATTAACTACATTACGAATCCCTTCAATATCGGCTTGCCCAGTCAACATGATTTTAATTGTTTTAGGGCAAATCTCATGAATTTTTTTCAGCAGTTCATCCCCTTTCATTCTGGGCATCATATAATCAGAGATGACCAGAACTACTTCACTATTTTCTGCTAAACATTTGTGGATAACTTCTAAAGCACCACTCCCATTTTCTGCCAACTCTACTTGATAAGATTTACCAAATTCTCGTCTCAACATTCTCTTGAGACTATCTAAAATAAAATGCTCGTCATCGACACATAAAATTACCGGTTTATTCATAACGAATTTGAGTCAGAAAAAATCAAGTAAAATCAGTTTACTTTTAGGAATAAGATGAAACTTAATCTTGCCCATACATCTGAACTTTCTGGAGTCCTGATTTGATGGTTTCGATTAGTTTATCCTGCTTCCAAGGTTTAGCTATATGTTGATAAAGGTTGGCATGTTTTTGCGCTCGTTCAATAGCTGACTGATCAGCTTGTCCCGTTAACATCACCTTAATCACTTTCGGAAATTTTTGATGAACATGAATTAAAAATTCATCCCCTTTTACACCAGGCATAAGCCAATCGGAGACAATGACAATTAAATGATTATCCGTTTCTTGGAGTTCTTCAATAATCTCCCACGCTTCATCGGCACTTTCTGCTAGTTCATAAATATAGTTATCTAAGAAAGCATTTTTAAGTTGAATTTTTAGACTATTAAGAACGACACTTTCATCATCAACGCATAAAATAATGGGCTTAGGCATGGGAATTCACCTCCTGAGTGGATAAGGGTAAGGAAACGATAAATTGAGTATTCCCAGGAACTGAGTTCACTTCTATTTTACCTTGATGCTTATGAATAATTTTTTTGACGATATCCAATCCTAATCCACTTCCTTCTCCCGGGGACTTCGTTGTAAAAAAAGCATCAAATATTCGGGGCATATTTTCCGATGATATCCCTGGGCCTGTATCGGTGATTTTGACATGAACATACTGTTGCTCTGGGAAAACATCAATGAAAAGAGTTCCTTGATAGTTCATGGCTTGCAGAGCATTATGGATCAAGTTAGTCCAAACCTGATGTAGTTCATCTGGATAACACCAAATTGGTGGAGTATCTTTGTAATTTTTAACCACATCAATTCCTTTTTTAAGCTTATTTTGATATAAAGTCAGCACCGTTTCTATTCCTGAATTAATTTGGGCGAGTTCTTTACTATTATGTAAGTCATGTCGGGCATAACATTTAAGGGCGAAAACAACTTTTGCCGCTTGATCGGTAGCCGTAGAGACTGTTTTTACGCTTTTCTGAATACTAGAAATTTGATAGACCATATTGAGGACTTTATCGTTCTCTGGTTTGGCCAGCTCAGGAATAATATCGGTGATTTTGTCATAAATTCCTATATCAACTAAGGTATCAGCGATCGCGTCAGCTTCAGGAATGTGATAAGCTTCAAGCTGGCGAACTAATCCCTTTCGATTTTTTCTTTTTTCTCGACTCGATATATGATCGTTAGATTGGTCTATTTGATTACTAAGTTGATAGAAGAATTTTTTTCGATCAACTGTCATAGTTTCAAAAAAACAAGGTAACTCTTCGAGAGTGCGATCAAAAAATTGAGTTAGGTTATCTACAGATGCCCGAATTGCGCCTAGGGGAGTATTGATTTCATGGGCAACTCCAGCAATGAGTTGTCCTAGGGCGGCCATTTTTTCGGATTGAATTAACTGGGACTGGGTTAATTTCAGTTGTTCTAAGGTTAGTTCTAGTTCTTGATTTTTCTGCTGGAGTTGATTTTGCAAAAAGATGTTGTCTAAATGGGTTTTTACTCGCACTAAAACTTCATCAATTTCAAAGGGCTTGGTAATATAATCAACAGCTCCCAAATGAAATCCTTTGACTTTATCGAAGACTTCATTCATGGCGCTGATGAAAATGATGGGTATCGATTGGGTTTTGGGATTATTTTTGAGCCGTTGACAGACTTCATAACCACTGATCTCCGGCATCATGATATCGAGAAGAATTAAATCAGGAGGACTTGCTTCAATGGCAGAAAGGGCTAAATTCCCACTGGGTACTGGTCGGACTTTATAGGAGTTTTCACGCAGGATTTTCACCAGAAGTCTGAGATTTTCTGGAGTATCATCAACGACTAAAATATCGGCTTTAGGAGATGAAAAGGGCTGAGAATTCATACGTTTAAATAAATAAGGGAAGTTCAATAACAAACTAAAGTGTAAGGATTGAACCGGTGCCAGAAGTGCCTGTAAGTAGACTAAGCTAGTCTTAGGATATAGAGACCAATTTAGGGGATTGGCTCCGGCATATCTTCAGGAAAGCCTTCGGTTTGTCCATCTCTCGATAATCTGATGCTCGCAGGGTAACCCCCAGATAGTAGACTAAACAGTACCTAGGCTTGACCCCATTGTAGAGCCACAGGTCGTTGTACAAAACTCTAATTCAGAAGCACACTTGAACCTATGACCACAACCGATCCAGTAAAGTTGATGAAACAAGAGGTGGGTAAAGCCGCAGCATCCAAGGTAAAATCAGGGATGATTGTTGGCCTAGGAACCGGATCAACCACTGCTTATGCCATTGAATATATCGGCGATCGCCTAAAATCGGGCGAAATTGAAAATATTCTTGGTATTCCCACCTCCTTTCAAGCGGAAGTTCTGGCTAGACAATATGGTATCCCCTTAACTACCCTCGATGTAATCGATCGCATGGATCTTGCCATTGATGGCGCTGATGAAGTTGATCCTAACAAAAACTTGATTAAAGGCGGAGGCGCTGCCCACACCCGCGAAAAAATTGTCGATACCTTGGCCGACCAATTTATTGTAGTGGTAGATTCTGGTAAGCTCGTCGATCGCCTTGGCTCTACCTTCCTCCTACCCGTTGAAGTGATGCCCATGGCTATGACAACTGTGATGAAAGCCTTAGCCAAACTCGGCGGTAAACCCCAACTGCGGATGGGAGTGAAAAAAGCAGGGCCAGTGATCACTGACCAAGGTAATATGGTCATTGATGTCAAGTTTGACTCGATTGATAACCCGACTGAACTGGAAAAAACGATTAATAATATTCCTGGAGTCCTAGAAAATGGGCTGTTTGTTGGTGTGGCTGATGTGATCCTAGTTGGAGAAGTTAAGGACGGTCAACCCTCAGTTCGGGAGTTTTAAGCGCTACGCGCTGGTAATAGGTAATGGGTAATAGACCTAATTTACCTATTCCCTATTTCCTATGCCCCCCTCAAAGCACCCCCGAAGACCCTAAATTTAAGATAAACCGGGCAATATTGAAATAAATTAAGACCCCCAAAACGTCAACCGCCGTAGTAATAAACGGTGCAGACATCAGGGCTGGATCAAGACCTAGAGAGCGGAAGATAAAGGGTAATCCGGAACCGGCTACAGAAGCTAAAATCGAAATCCCTAACAGAGACATTCCCACAGCGATCGCAATGGCGAAGTTGACCTTGAGCAAAAATAGCGCTCCTAGGGTGGCTAAAATGCCCAGGGTTACCCCTAAAATCGATCCGGCTAATCCCTCCCGGATCACCACTTGAGGCATACCTAGAGACCGAATTTCGTCCGTATTCAGCCCCCGAATGACCACTGTTGAGGACTGCGATCCCACATTCCCCCCAGTTCCCGTCAATAGGGGAATAAAGGCCGAAAGGACAGCATATCGAACAATTAATTCTTCCTGCGATCGAATAATAAACCCAGTGACAGCATTAGTTCCCAATAAAATCAGCAGCCACATCACCCGTCGTTGAGCTACCCGCCATAAGCTCATCTGGAAATAATTATCACCATCTGACTGAACCCCCCCAAAGGCATAAATATCTTCCGTGGCCTCCCGTTCAATAATATCAATTACATCATCAACGGTGATAATTCCTACCAATCGTTCTTCCCGGTCTACCACAGGAACAGCCAAAAAATCATAGCGCTGAATGAGTCGAGCGACTTCTTCCTGATCCGTATTGGTGTGTACAAAAACGGTATCGCTGGTCATCACCTCACCAATTTTCTGATCGGGTTGGGTGATGATTAAATCTCGTAGGGAGACAATTCCAGTCAGACGACGGGCACTATCGGTGACATACAAATAAAAGACCGTTTCACTCACATGGGATAAATTCCGAATGCGTTCAATGCTCTGGCTAACCGTATACTCTTCCTTCAATGAGATATATTCTGGGGTCATGATCCGACCCGCAGTATCCGGTTCATACCCCAGAAGTAAATTCGTTGTTGCCCGTTCTGAGGGACTCATATGATCGAGTACCCGTCTGACAATTTTGG
Coding sequences:
- a CDS encoding adenylate/guanylate cyclase domain-containing protein yields the protein MNKPVILCVDDEHFILDSLKRMLRREFGKSYQVELAENGSGALEVIHKCLAENSEVVLVISDYMMPRMKGDELLKKIHEICPKTIKIMLTGQADIEGIRNVVNYANLYRYLTKPWQIEDLRLTIREALNSYSQEQMLIETNIQLQKANSDLEKLNQEQAHLIESLKQAEDKYRRIFESALEGVFQATPDGKYISANPALARIYGYDSPEDLINGIVNIEEQLYVDRGQRQNFLELMDKNHEVSGFESEVYRKDGTVIWISENARSVYDQEGNFLYYQGFIEEITERKSAEAERQQFIEDMFEVNTNLEIALSDLENALNLEVELKNAYGRFVPQEFIQLLHKESILDVDIGNHVQQEMSIVFSDIRDFTSLSEAMSPEDNFKFINAYLSRMETPIVENNGFIDKYIGDAIMAIFHGSADNALQAAIAMLNELNSYNETRGRPGRPKLKIGIGINTGLMMIGTVGGKNRMDSTVISDAVNLASRLEGLTKNYQVPLLISEHTFLRLQHDSNYQIRIIDKVRVKGKSERVSVFEVFNADPVSTRRAKMQTKTVFEQGLTYYYLQQFHQSAEYFEECLRLCPEDKVAEIYFNQVIEYLYGKE
- a CDS encoding response regulator, with product MPKPIILCVDDESVVLNSLKIQLKNAFLDNYIYELAESADEAWEIIEELQETDNHLIVIVSDWLMPGVKGDEFLIHVHQKFPKVIKVMLTGQADQSAIERAQKHANLYQHIAKPWKQDKLIETIKSGLQKVQMYGQD
- a CDS encoding hybrid sensor histidine kinase/response regulator, encoding MNSQPFSSPKADILVVDDTPENLRLLVKILRENSYKVRPVPSGNLALSAIEASPPDLILLDIMMPEISGYEVCQRLKNNPKTQSIPIIFISAMNEVFDKVKGFHLGAVDYITKPFEIDEVLVRVKTHLDNIFLQNQLQQKNQELELTLEQLKLTQSQLIQSEKMAALGQLIAGVAHEINTPLGAIRASVDNLTQFFDRTLEELPCFFETMTVDRKKFFYQLSNQIDQSNDHISSREKRKNRKGLVRQLEAYHIPEADAIADTLVDIGIYDKITDIIPELAKPENDKVLNMVYQISSIQKSVKTVSTATDQAAKVVFALKCYARHDLHNSKELAQINSGIETVLTLYQNKLKKGIDVVKNYKDTPPIWCYPDELHQVWTNLIHNALQAMNYQGTLFIDVFPEQQYVHVKITDTGPGISSENMPRIFDAFFTTKSPGEGSGLGLDIVKKIIHKHQGKIEVNSVPGNTQFIVSLPLSTQEVNSHA
- the rpiA gene encoding ribose-5-phosphate isomerase RpiA, which codes for MTTTDPVKLMKQEVGKAAASKVKSGMIVGLGTGSTTAYAIEYIGDRLKSGEIENILGIPTSFQAEVLARQYGIPLTTLDVIDRMDLAIDGADEVDPNKNLIKGGGAAHTREKIVDTLADQFIVVVDSGKLVDRLGSTFLLPVEVMPMAMTTVMKALAKLGGKPQLRMGVKKAGPVITDQGNMVIDVKFDSIDNPTELEKTINNIPGVLENGLFVGVADVILVGEVKDGQPSVREF
- the mgtE gene encoding magnesium transporter; this encodes MTEETTTSLPSRRELRELVRQQLQALLETEDYKGAKAILVPVRPADIAEAIEGLPEGMQAIAFRLLSKAEAIDVYENLDSSVQQSLLEKFQRQEVIDIVDKMSPDDRARLFDELPAKIVRRVLDHMSPSERATTNLLLGYEPDTAGRIMTPEYISLKEEYTVSQSIERIRNLSHVSETVFYLYVTDSARRLTGIVSLRDLIITQPDQKIGEVMTSDTVFVHTNTDQEEVARLIQRYDFLAVPVVDREERLVGIITVDDVIDIIEREATEDIYAFGGVQSDGDNYFQMSLWRVAQRRVMWLLILLGTNAVTGFIIRSQEELIVRYAVLSAFIPLLTGTGGNVGSQSSTVVIRGLNTDEIRSLGMPQVVIREGLAGSILGVTLGILATLGALFLLKVNFAIAIAVGMSLLGISILASVAGSGLPFIFRSLGLDPALMSAPFITTAVDVLGVLIYFNIARFILNLGSSGVL